A single Anatilimnocola floriformis DNA region contains:
- a CDS encoding HD domain-containing protein, with protein MPEQPSRESLFRQPQYLAGDPHVPKHRLRCPIHGFIRFSNAERDVIDHWIFRRLRYIRQLALTELIYPGATHTRFEHSLGVMETSTRIFDRLLAESGAVMEETFKQVADLKEDTLARARQICRMAALLHDTGHCCFSHAAESVIHKDSDHEALTVFLLRSPDHLKNLLDERFFPGCAGLTANLIKPGPNAAPQLRLLRDIVSGQIDADRTDYLLRDSHHCGVDYGKFDHRRLIECLTVWQNEETGELEMGIHRDGIHNFESLILARYQMNTQVYYHRLRRIYDLYLEEYFKCLDKSEFDTPDKVLAWNDVRAMHQLMAAADDDSKAGHKWADRIIHRRHHRDVFALEESDGVAGIQKARRVLQAIQQEYNDVDFLGDFPEKPLAIHKLARDDDQSTSGKIDFPLIEGGRKSSLGERSHILKTLSREFRVGFIFADAPERTKRDQIRERCRVLRNSQ; from the coding sequence ATGCCCGAGCAACCTTCGCGCGAAAGTCTGTTTCGCCAGCCGCAGTATTTGGCAGGCGACCCACACGTGCCGAAACACCGGCTGCGCTGTCCTATCCACGGTTTCATTCGATTCTCGAATGCAGAACGGGATGTAATTGATCATTGGATCTTTCGGCGGCTGCGATACATCCGGCAGTTGGCGCTCACGGAACTGATTTACCCCGGCGCTACCCACACGAGATTCGAGCACTCACTGGGAGTCATGGAGACCTCGACGCGGATCTTCGATCGGCTGCTGGCAGAGAGCGGCGCGGTCATGGAAGAAACCTTCAAGCAGGTCGCTGACCTGAAGGAGGACACGCTCGCCCGTGCGCGCCAGATCTGTCGCATGGCGGCATTGCTCCATGACACAGGGCACTGTTGCTTTTCTCACGCAGCGGAGTCCGTGATCCATAAGGACTCGGACCATGAAGCGCTCACGGTCTTTCTGCTTCGTTCGCCAGACCATTTGAAGAACTTGTTGGACGAACGCTTCTTTCCTGGCTGCGCGGGGTTGACGGCAAATTTGATCAAACCGGGTCCGAATGCGGCACCGCAGTTGCGATTGCTTCGCGACATTGTATCCGGGCAAATTGACGCGGATCGCACGGATTACCTGCTTCGCGATTCTCATCATTGCGGTGTCGACTACGGCAAGTTTGATCATCGCCGTCTCATCGAGTGCCTAACCGTCTGGCAGAACGAAGAAACCGGCGAACTAGAAATGGGGATTCATCGGGACGGGATCCACAACTTCGAGTCACTGATCCTTGCCCGTTACCAGATGAACACTCAGGTTTACTATCACCGGCTGCGGCGAATCTACGACCTCTATCTAGAGGAGTATTTCAAGTGCCTCGACAAATCTGAGTTCGACACGCCAGACAAGGTTCTGGCCTGGAATGACGTGCGGGCGATGCACCAGCTGATGGCGGCAGCGGATGACGATTCCAAGGCAGGGCACAAGTGGGCGGATCGCATCATCCACCGTCGGCACCATCGTGACGTGTTCGCGCTTGAAGAAAGTGACGGGGTTGCAGGGATTCAAAAGGCCAGGAGGGTGCTTCAAGCAATCCAGCAGGAGTACAATGACGTTGACTTCCTGGGCGATTTCCCCGAAAAGCCGCTGGCGATCCATAAACTGGCCAGGGACGACGACCAATCAACGAGCGGAAAGATCGATTTTCCCCTGATTGAAGGAGGCAGGAAGTCATCGCTCGGGGAGCGCAGCCACATCCTGAAGACGCTATCACGAGAGTTTCGGGTCGGATTCATCTTCGCCGATGCACCCGAGCGAACGAAGCGAGATCAAATCCGGGAGCGTTGTCGCGTGCTCCGGAATAGTCAATAA
- the drmA gene encoding DISARM system helicase DrmA — protein MPAAAVRAQLVDALQLDLIGPNRKMGDASEVLPQDPSRWYLTGYIAPFDTDPKERADEDVREQVDNGGEAGTGDDEAVPDTAAARQSFFPSSIGMSLLVAPETKRLTVVARWGDYLWNGEEKFELSSRRGDGTWRRTGHEQTVVLELPASTNGPRQKDVPKSQGLKIEYLVRPVPTDDNETSLPKGTRSVSVFLVNRREPAPSELRDQAFAFQTSLEVSSENPFVPRPNVRGMKSDDRDEQMADLQYRDVCEHAVGHNVATEADLDENRQCQVARTCWIPTAEVEYVAPPNEIKGVTISMDELSMLANQADAQAKLGELVIKYRAWLDEQAKVIDTLPPARAVIAEDMIGRARHAARRIQEGIDLLADPKCLEAFCLANRVMAKSARQRQGVHATADAKAWPGASAAITPKWRPFQLAFVLMNLRGIAEPTHADRSAVDLLFFPTGGGKTEAYLGLAAFTLVLRRLRNPGIASAGLSVLMRYTLRLLTLDQLGRAATLICALELERENDVDKLGSWPFEIGLWVGKAATPNVMGKKGDNNDDAARAKTIAYANNDSKPRPIPIEECPWCGSKLEPDRGAKVSPFTLYPNRDEPLELRTRCLKRGCDFSSERHLPLVAVDESIYQRLPCFMIATVDKFAAMPWTGEVGKFFGRAERYDPKIGFFGPCDGGGGRPLPGGRLLPPELIIQDELHLISGPLGTIAGLYEAALDELCCHEVNGQKVRPKIVASTATVRRAESQIRALFDRRTVDIFPPPGPDRRNSFFAETHSREQSNPRLYVGIAAAGRSPKVTMLRAYLTLLAGAERAFADNGGEKNAANPADAYMTLLGYFNSLRELGGARRIVEDEVGTKLTGYSLRKRVGEAAGLFTNRTIAYEVVELTSRVSTTKVSEAKRLLSQSFAKKEHVDVALATNMISVGLDIVRLGLMVVFGQPKTSAEYIQASSRVGRDVNRPGLVVTILNVNRPRDRSHYERFATYHETFYRSVEATSVTPFSPRALDRALAGTVIALARQKHKEMTPPKGAEAALRIREKLSEIVNYLGDRAYQHAAGSNSELRERFRTQLRERATKLLDEWVNLVVDYQRDDVSLQYNTGEAGGAKPLLRTFLDPELKSLPRRHRLFRANRSMRDVEPSVNLRLKTLDGFDVTEEE, from the coding sequence ATGCCTGCCGCCGCTGTCCGCGCTCAACTGGTCGATGCCCTGCAGCTTGACCTGATTGGTCCCAATCGAAAAATGGGCGATGCCAGCGAAGTGCTGCCGCAGGATCCTTCGCGCTGGTATCTGACGGGATACATCGCGCCGTTTGACACCGATCCCAAGGAACGCGCCGACGAAGATGTTCGCGAACAGGTCGACAATGGCGGCGAGGCGGGCACTGGTGACGATGAAGCCGTTCCCGACACGGCCGCCGCGAGGCAGTCATTCTTTCCGTCGTCGATTGGCATGAGCCTGCTCGTGGCGCCCGAAACCAAGCGTTTGACGGTGGTGGCTCGCTGGGGCGATTATCTCTGGAATGGTGAGGAGAAATTCGAGCTTTCGAGCCGGCGTGGCGATGGGACGTGGCGACGCACAGGGCATGAACAGACCGTCGTGCTGGAGCTGCCAGCATCGACAAACGGGCCGCGGCAGAAGGATGTCCCCAAAAGCCAGGGCCTGAAGATCGAATACCTGGTTCGGCCGGTGCCTACGGACGACAACGAGACTTCATTGCCGAAGGGAACGAGGTCCGTCTCCGTCTTTCTCGTCAACCGTCGCGAACCTGCCCCCAGCGAATTGCGCGATCAGGCCTTTGCTTTTCAAACCTCGCTGGAGGTGAGCAGCGAGAACCCGTTTGTGCCACGACCGAACGTGCGGGGCATGAAGAGCGACGACCGCGACGAGCAAATGGCGGATTTGCAGTACCGCGATGTGTGTGAGCACGCCGTGGGGCACAACGTGGCGACAGAGGCAGACCTTGACGAAAATCGTCAATGCCAGGTTGCTCGCACCTGTTGGATCCCGACAGCGGAAGTTGAATATGTCGCGCCACCTAACGAGATCAAGGGCGTGACAATCAGCATGGATGAGCTAAGCATGCTCGCCAATCAGGCTGACGCACAGGCGAAGCTTGGCGAGTTGGTTATCAAATATCGAGCGTGGCTTGACGAGCAGGCAAAGGTAATCGACACGTTGCCCCCGGCTCGGGCAGTTATTGCGGAAGACATGATCGGACGGGCTCGCCACGCCGCGCGACGGATTCAGGAAGGGATCGACCTGCTGGCCGATCCGAAATGCCTGGAAGCATTTTGCCTGGCGAATCGTGTGATGGCGAAATCGGCGCGTCAGCGCCAGGGTGTGCATGCAACCGCCGATGCCAAAGCCTGGCCGGGTGCCTCGGCAGCGATCACGCCGAAGTGGCGGCCATTTCAGCTGGCGTTTGTGCTGATGAATCTCCGCGGCATCGCCGAGCCGACGCATGCCGACCGGAGTGCGGTCGATTTGCTGTTCTTTCCCACCGGCGGCGGTAAAACCGAAGCCTATTTGGGGCTGGCAGCATTCACGCTCGTACTGCGACGGCTGCGCAATCCGGGCATTGCCTCGGCGGGGCTTTCCGTTTTGATGCGTTACACGCTGCGGCTGTTAACGCTCGATCAATTGGGTCGTGCCGCGACGCTGATCTGCGCGCTGGAGCTCGAGCGCGAAAACGATGTCGACAAGCTCGGCAGCTGGCCGTTTGAGATTGGTCTGTGGGTTGGCAAAGCGGCTACGCCGAACGTGATGGGCAAGAAGGGGGATAATAACGACGATGCGGCGAGGGCGAAAACGATTGCGTATGCGAACAACGACAGCAAGCCGCGGCCGATTCCGATTGAGGAGTGCCCGTGGTGCGGATCAAAGTTGGAGCCCGATCGCGGAGCCAAGGTTAGTCCCTTCACGCTGTATCCCAATCGAGATGAGCCGCTGGAACTGCGTACCCGCTGCTTAAAACGCGGCTGCGACTTCAGCAGCGAACGGCATCTTCCGCTCGTTGCCGTGGATGAATCGATTTACCAACGGCTGCCCTGCTTCATGATTGCCACGGTCGACAAGTTTGCAGCCATGCCCTGGACCGGCGAGGTCGGCAAGTTCTTCGGCCGCGCGGAGCGCTATGACCCCAAGATCGGCTTCTTTGGTCCTTGCGATGGTGGCGGCGGCAGGCCCTTGCCTGGCGGCCGATTGTTGCCTCCGGAACTGATCATTCAAGACGAACTGCATTTGATCTCGGGGCCACTAGGCACGATCGCCGGCTTGTACGAAGCGGCCCTCGATGAGCTTTGTTGCCATGAGGTGAACGGACAAAAGGTCAGGCCCAAGATTGTCGCTTCGACGGCGACGGTGCGGCGAGCGGAAAGCCAGATTCGGGCGTTATTCGATCGCCGCACGGTCGACATTTTCCCACCACCGGGCCCAGATCGACGAAATTCGTTCTTTGCCGAAACGCATTCGCGCGAGCAAAGCAACCCACGGCTTTATGTCGGCATTGCTGCCGCCGGCCGCAGCCCGAAGGTGACGATGCTCAGAGCATACTTGACGCTACTCGCAGGTGCAGAACGGGCCTTTGCAGACAACGGTGGCGAGAAAAATGCTGCCAATCCCGCCGATGCTTACATGACGTTGCTCGGCTACTTCAACAGTTTGCGCGAGCTGGGTGGTGCGCGGCGGATTGTCGAGGACGAAGTCGGCACGAAGCTCACCGGCTACAGCCTGCGCAAGCGTGTCGGTGAAGCGGCAGGTTTGTTTACGAATCGAACGATTGCCTATGAAGTGGTGGAGCTGACGTCACGCGTCAGCACGACCAAAGTCTCCGAAGCCAAACGCTTGCTCAGCCAATCTTTCGCTAAGAAGGAGCACGTTGACGTCGCCCTCGCGACGAACATGATCTCAGTCGGCCTCGATATCGTGCGGCTCGGACTGATGGTCGTATTCGGCCAGCCAAAAACCAGCGCCGAGTACATCCAGGCCAGCAGTCGCGTGGGTCGCGACGTGAATCGGCCCGGCTTGGTGGTCACCATTCTCAACGTGAATCGGCCGCGCGACCGCTCGCACTATGAGCGGTTTGCAACCTATCACGAGACGTTCTACCGGAGCGTGGAAGCTACCAGCGTGACGCCGTTCTCGCCGCGGGCCCTGGATCGAGCGCTCGCGGGAACGGTCATTGCGCTGGCCCGACAGAAGCATAAGGAAATGACTCCACCGAAAGGCGCCGAGGCAGCGTTGCGGATTCGCGAGAAGCTGAGCGAGATCGTCAACTACCTAGGTGATCGAGCGTATCAGCACGCGGCTGGTAGCAATAGTGAGTTGAGGGAACGATTTAGAACTCAGTTGCGAGAACGGGCGACGAAGTTGCTGGATGAGTGGGTGAATCTCGTGGTCGACTATCAGCGCGACGACGTTTCCTTGCAATACAACACAGGCGAGGCCGGTGGGGCGAAGCCGCTCTTGCGAACGTTTCTCGATCCAGAGCTTAAGTCATTGCCTCGGCGGCATCGGTTGTTTCGCGCTAACCGCTCGATGCGTGACGTGGAGCCGAGCGTAAATCTCCGGCTCAAGACACTGGACGGATTCGACGTAACGGAGGAAGAATGA
- the drmB gene encoding DUF1998 domain-containing protein: MNKPAGRPRPAGQIRQSQVVTTFGPGAMVDLPEHSVLISGLDSWTTGGEEILEPRLVEKLKKLLDLKVLSLREPPPEREDPNLPPTNITAWQFPEWFITQDVDRSEARTTRSRMLVHRKALTKSLFIDQDKKRHPVVPVRFVRACVAGHIGDIEWRAFVHNAPTECRRQLWIDERGTTGDLSEVWVRCECKLERPLKEAAGPHNPALGHCDGARPWLGIGWAEKCNHFNRLLIRTASNAYFPQLMSVISLPDRDEKVREAVNGAWDFLEEVTNLDELKSERKKRKVQALLEGVSDDEVMAELNARRGAGDAEPKSVRRAELETLTARQEEIGSDTPDSVFYSRELSRESWDQPWMKDIERIVLVQRLREVTAEVGFTRFEPLSPDIEGELAVDVKRASLAREVSWLPAVENRGEGVFLQFNSAAIGAWLQRPEVQKQGKRLDAGFQRWLEEHPEQSARKPPGLPYLMLHSFSHQLITAVSLECGYPASSIRERVYAIKDVGYGVLLYTGSPDAEGTLGGLVEVGRRIHDHVRNALKLGELCSNDPVCAQHQPASAHERRFLHGAACHGCLLIAETSCEQHNDFLDRALVVPTIEGLGSEFFAAGIW, from the coding sequence ATGAACAAGCCCGCAGGACGCCCGCGACCGGCCGGACAAATTCGACAAAGCCAAGTCGTCACGACGTTTGGTCCCGGAGCGATGGTCGATTTGCCGGAGCACTCGGTTCTGATCAGCGGCTTGGACTCGTGGACAACCGGCGGCGAAGAGATTCTAGAACCGCGGCTCGTCGAGAAGCTCAAAAAGCTCCTCGATCTAAAAGTGCTGAGTTTGCGTGAGCCGCCGCCAGAACGGGAAGATCCCAATCTTCCGCCAACAAACATTACGGCTTGGCAGTTCCCGGAGTGGTTCATCACGCAGGATGTCGATCGCAGTGAAGCGCGCACGACGCGTTCGCGGATGCTAGTTCATCGCAAGGCATTAACGAAGTCATTATTCATTGATCAGGACAAAAAACGACATCCGGTGGTTCCGGTGCGTTTTGTCAGAGCCTGCGTCGCTGGGCATATCGGCGACATTGAATGGCGCGCGTTCGTTCACAATGCTCCCACGGAATGCCGCAGGCAACTTTGGATCGATGAACGAGGTACAACCGGCGATTTGTCCGAAGTGTGGGTTCGATGTGAATGCAAGTTGGAGCGTCCGCTTAAGGAAGCGGCTGGCCCTCACAATCCCGCACTAGGACACTGCGATGGCGCACGTCCTTGGCTTGGAATCGGCTGGGCGGAAAAATGCAACCACTTCAACCGTCTGCTAATTCGGACTGCAAGTAATGCTTACTTCCCGCAATTGATGAGCGTCATCTCCCTCCCTGATCGAGATGAAAAGGTCAGAGAGGCAGTAAATGGTGCCTGGGATTTTTTGGAAGAGGTCACGAACCTTGATGAGCTCAAGAGCGAGCGTAAGAAACGAAAGGTACAGGCGCTCTTGGAGGGTGTGAGCGATGATGAAGTCATGGCAGAATTGAACGCGCGCCGTGGTGCAGGAGATGCCGAACCCAAATCCGTGCGGCGGGCCGAGTTGGAAACCCTCACGGCCAGACAGGAAGAGATTGGTTCTGACACACCGGATAGTGTCTTTTACTCGCGGGAACTCTCGCGAGAATCGTGGGATCAGCCCTGGATGAAAGACATTGAGCGCATTGTGCTGGTGCAGCGACTACGGGAAGTGACGGCCGAGGTGGGCTTCACTCGCTTTGAACCTCTGTCTCCGGACATCGAAGGGGAATTGGCTGTCGATGTGAAGCGGGCGTCGCTGGCGCGAGAAGTAAGTTGGTTGCCAGCCGTCGAAAACCGGGGGGAGGGTGTATTCCTTCAGTTTAACTCCGCAGCGATCGGAGCCTGGTTGCAGCGCCCTGAAGTGCAGAAGCAGGGTAAGCGGCTTGATGCCGGGTTTCAACGTTGGCTGGAGGAACATCCAGAGCAGAGTGCACGGAAACCACCGGGGCTGCCTTATCTGATGCTGCATTCGTTTTCGCATCAACTGATTACGGCGGTATCTCTGGAATGCGGCTATCCGGCCAGTTCAATTCGCGAGCGTGTGTACGCGATCAAGGACGTAGGATACGGAGTGCTGCTCTACACTGGATCGCCGGATGCCGAGGGTACATTGGGGGGACTTGTCGAGGTTGGTCGTCGCATTCACGATCATGTTCGCAATGCACTTAAGCTCGGCGAGTTGTGCTCGAACGACCCGGTTTGTGCGCAACATCAACCGGCGAGTGCCCATGAGCGAAGATTCTTACACGGCGCCGCCTGTCATGGCTGCTTGTTGATTGCCGAAACATCTTGCGAGCAGCACAACGATTTTCTGGATCGGGCACTCGTCGTGCCAACGATCGAAGGACTCGGTAGCGAGTTCTTTGCCGCAGGAATCTGGTAA
- the drmC gene encoding DISARM system phospholipase D-like protein DrmC: protein MEMFSCLSSDTLRLLASELRSGRLVPPYRALALQRWLDVAPSERAAGGLSDLHTQAFVPAQLAVLLEALAVERDQADFNVERCVQMVATGPEDPAGERRDTSAVVQSMFAGATESVYIAGFAIYQGREVFQVLADRMEQLPNLTVRMFVNIGRTQNDTSRESEIVQRFRQRFQTREWPPGRRLPQLFYDNRALTTDAPKRSSFHAKAVVVDHKQLFVTSANFTEAAQERNIEIGVCLHSSPLAQKLEAFLDGLVASQKLTPLTLPPR from the coding sequence ATGGAGATGTTCTCCTGCCTCTCCAGCGACACCCTTCGCCTGCTCGCAAGTGAACTGCGGTCCGGGCGATTGGTACCACCTTACCGTGCGCTGGCCTTGCAGCGTTGGCTGGACGTCGCCCCGAGCGAACGGGCCGCTGGCGGCCTGTCTGATCTGCACACGCAAGCCTTTGTCCCTGCACAACTGGCCGTTTTGTTAGAAGCGTTGGCCGTCGAACGGGATCAAGCAGACTTCAATGTCGAACGTTGCGTGCAGATGGTGGCGACCGGGCCGGAAGATCCTGCTGGAGAGCGCCGAGATACCAGTGCCGTTGTGCAATCAATGTTCGCCGGCGCTACGGAGTCAGTGTACATCGCGGGCTTCGCCATTTATCAGGGGCGCGAAGTGTTCCAGGTGCTCGCCGACCGTATGGAGCAATTGCCCAACTTGACGGTGCGAATGTTTGTGAATATCGGTCGAACGCAGAATGACACGTCCCGGGAAAGTGAAATTGTTCAGCGGTTCAGGCAACGATTTCAAACTCGGGAATGGCCGCCAGGCAGACGCCTTCCGCAGCTATTCTACGACAATCGTGCGTTGACGACGGATGCGCCAAAGAGGTCGTCATTTCACGCCAAGGCCGTCGTCGTAGACCATAAGCAATTGTTCGTCACATCGGCGAACTTCACCGAGGCAGCCCAGGAACGCAATATTGAAATTGGCGTCTGCCTGCATTCGAGCCCACTAGCTCAAAAGCTAGAGGCTTTTCTTGATGGATTGGTTGCTTCGCAAAAACTGACCCCGCTAACTCTGCCGCCGCGTTGA
- a CDS encoding ATP-dependent DNA ligase produces the protein MQRFAECYRRLDETTKTNRKIAAMREYFAAAAPADAAWAVFFLCGQKPKRLILIRNLAQWATELAEIPEWLFLECYEAVGDLAETIALLLPPPSNPAPRPLHEWMENVLLPLAKMPEVEQREVLRRAWSELAPEERFVFNKLVTGSFRVGVSQGLVVRALAEVAGLSPAVIAHRLMGTWQPTAAFFQQLLAPDTGAADRSRPYPFCLAHPLQIDPQELGPVENWSAEWKWDGIRAQLIRRGGETYLWSRGEEPILERFPEIEAAAAALPEGTVLDGEILAWRDDVLPFAELQKRIGRKTVGKKLLTDVPVRLVVFDLLEEGNVDLRSQPFQERRARLDALLPSGKSKVFMPSPIIIASGWDELARLRESSRTRQVEGLMLKRLDSPYEVGRVTGSWWKWKIEPYSCDAVLIYAQRGSGRRASLYTDYTFAAWQDGQLVPFAKAYSGLSDEEIREVDRFVRQNTIEKFGPVRSVKPELVFELAFEGIQVSSRHKSGLAVRFPRIARWRRDKQPADADTLEMIRGLLKAED, from the coding sequence ATGCAACGCTTTGCTGAGTGCTATCGCCGTCTCGATGAGACGACCAAGACCAATCGCAAGATCGCCGCCATGCGCGAGTACTTCGCCGCGGCAGCGCCGGCCGATGCGGCTTGGGCTGTCTTCTTTCTCTGTGGCCAGAAACCAAAGCGTCTCATCCTCATTCGCAACCTCGCGCAGTGGGCAACCGAGCTCGCTGAGATTCCCGAGTGGTTGTTTCTCGAATGCTACGAAGCGGTCGGCGATCTGGCCGAAACAATCGCACTGCTCCTGCCACCGCCGAGCAATCCCGCGCCGCGGCCGTTGCATGAGTGGATGGAAAATGTCTTGCTGCCGCTGGCGAAGATGCCCGAAGTGGAGCAGCGCGAAGTGCTGCGGCGTGCCTGGTCGGAACTCGCGCCGGAAGAACGCTTCGTTTTCAACAAGCTGGTGACCGGCTCGTTTCGCGTCGGTGTTTCGCAAGGCCTTGTCGTTCGCGCCCTCGCCGAAGTCGCGGGCCTTTCGCCGGCCGTGATTGCTCATCGTTTGATGGGAACCTGGCAGCCGACGGCGGCTTTTTTTCAACAGCTGCTCGCGCCTGACACTGGTGCCGCCGATCGCAGTCGGCCGTATCCTTTCTGCCTTGCTCATCCACTGCAAATCGATCCGCAAGAGCTCGGCCCCGTCGAGAATTGGTCGGCTGAATGGAAGTGGGATGGCATTCGCGCGCAGCTGATCCGCCGTGGCGGCGAAACCTATCTCTGGTCGCGCGGCGAAGAGCCGATTCTCGAACGCTTCCCAGAGATCGAAGCCGCGGCCGCCGCGTTGCCGGAGGGAACCGTGCTCGATGGCGAAATCCTCGCCTGGCGAGACGATGTGCTACCTTTCGCTGAATTGCAGAAACGAATCGGCCGCAAAACGGTCGGCAAAAAGTTGCTCACCGATGTTCCCGTTCGGCTGGTTGTGTTCGACCTCTTGGAAGAAGGGAACGTCGATCTGCGTTCGCAGCCGTTTCAAGAGCGTCGAGCACGCTTGGATGCTTTGCTTCCCTCTGGCAAATCGAAAGTCTTCATGCCGTCGCCAATCATCATCGCGAGCGGCTGGGATGAACTCGCGCGCCTCCGCGAATCGAGTCGCACGCGCCAAGTTGAAGGCCTCATGCTCAAGCGACTCGACTCGCCGTATGAAGTGGGCCGCGTGACCGGCTCGTGGTGGAAGTGGAAGATCGAGCCTTACTCGTGCGATGCTGTGCTGATCTACGCCCAGCGCGGCTCCGGCCGCCGCGCGAGCCTTTATACCGACTACACCTTCGCTGCCTGGCAGGACGGCCAACTCGTGCCGTTTGCGAAGGCCTACTCCGGCCTTTCCGACGAAGAGATTCGCGAGGTCGATCGCTTCGTCCGGCAAAACACCATCGAAAAATTCGGCCCTGTCCGTTCGGTCAAACCCGAACTTGTCTTTGAACTTGCCTTTGAAGGAATCCAAGTCTCTTCTCGCCACAAATCAGGACTCGCCGTCCGCTTCCCTCGCATCGCCCGCTGGCGGAGAGACAAACAACCCGCCGATGCGGATACATTGGAAATGATTCGGGGATTGCTGAAGGCCGAAGATTAG
- a CDS encoding ligase-associated DNA damage response exonuclease, translating into MTLSLLTETPAGLYCPAGDFYIDPWQPVARAVITHAHGDHAHFGHEHYLTATDGEFVLRSRMGPAVHIDTLPYGESLTHGGVRVSLHPAGHVLGSAQVRLEKDGEVVVVSGDYKVAADPTCKPLEVVRCHSFITESTFGLPIYRWPTYQVLVDSFNDWWRISRDEGRAALVFAYSLGKAQRVLAGLDPSIGPIYCHGAVEKMNAAYRFSGIELPETKYAGGGERGKDWAGALIIAPPSAAGTPWQRKFGDVATAFVSGWMAVRGARRRRAVDRGFVLSDHADWPGLCNTIAATGAERVFVTHGQVPVMVRWLREQGLDAQSLRTEFEGEQDGRDDALEEPAETPTNQHSTEAEG; encoded by the coding sequence GTGACCTTGTCGCTGCTCACCGAGACACCCGCCGGTTTGTATTGCCCGGCCGGCGATTTTTACATCGACCCCTGGCAACCCGTTGCGCGGGCCGTAATCACGCATGCGCACGGCGACCACGCACACTTCGGACATGAACACTATCTGACCGCGACCGATGGCGAATTCGTCCTTCGTTCGCGAATGGGCCCGGCGGTGCACATCGATACGCTCCCTTACGGTGAATCACTCACGCACGGAGGCGTGCGTGTTTCACTCCATCCCGCTGGCCATGTGCTCGGCTCTGCGCAAGTTCGCTTGGAAAAAGATGGCGAAGTCGTTGTCGTCTCGGGCGATTACAAAGTGGCCGCCGATCCGACGTGTAAACCGCTGGAGGTCGTACGTTGCCACAGCTTCATTACGGAGTCGACCTTCGGGCTGCCGATTTATCGTTGGCCCACTTATCAGGTGCTCGTCGATTCTTTCAACGATTGGTGGCGGATAAGCCGCGATGAAGGTCGGGCTGCGCTCGTCTTTGCTTACTCGCTGGGAAAAGCTCAACGCGTCCTGGCCGGATTGGATCCGAGCATCGGGCCGATCTATTGTCATGGCGCTGTGGAAAAGATGAACGCGGCGTACCGTTTCAGCGGCATCGAATTGCCGGAAACGAAGTACGCCGGCGGTGGCGAACGTGGGAAGGATTGGGCCGGTGCGCTCATCATCGCGCCACCATCGGCAGCGGGAACTCCTTGGCAACGAAAGTTCGGCGATGTGGCCACCGCGTTTGTCTCCGGCTGGATGGCCGTGCGCGGCGCGCGACGGCGACGCGCGGTCGATCGCGGCTTTGTCCTCTCCGATCATGCCGATTGGCCGGGACTGTGCAACACCATCGCAGCCACCGGCGCCGAGCGCGTCTTCGTCACCCATGGTCAAGTGCCGGTGATGGTTCGTTGGCTGCGTGAACAAGGTCTCGATGCTCAGTCGCTGCGAACAGAGTTTGAAGGCGAACAAGACGGCCGTGATGACGCGCTTGAAGAGCCTGCCGAAACTCCAACAAATCAGCACTCGACAGAAGCTGAGGGCTGA
- a CDS encoding ThuA domain-containing protein — MSETLSIFRWLVLGVVCCGGLLVSQQPAAAQGEVKPLKVLLVTGGCCHDYDRQKLILSEGIGARVPAEFTIVHEGGNKTNHKVSIYEKDGWADPYDVVIHNECFADVKEPDFTERILKPHREGKPAIVIHCAMHCYRDKTDEWFKFVGVTSHRHGSHFAFDAVNVQPENPIMKGFGEKWKTPNGELYHIEKTWDNCTPLAKGYSHETKSDHVCIWTNTYGKGRVFGTTVGHYSTEMQDPVFLNYVSRGLLWSCDKLNDSYLKDPAKDFKFSFESKPGDPQPTPAKKP, encoded by the coding sequence ATGTCTGAAACTCTCTCCATTTTTCGTTGGCTTGTGCTCGGTGTTGTTTGCTGCGGCGGACTGTTGGTCTCGCAGCAACCAGCGGCAGCGCAAGGCGAAGTCAAACCGCTGAAGGTTCTGCTCGTTACCGGGGGCTGCTGCCATGATTACGATCGCCAGAAGCTGATTCTCAGCGAAGGGATCGGCGCTCGCGTGCCAGCCGAATTCACCATCGTGCACGAGGGTGGCAATAAGACAAACCACAAGGTTTCGATTTACGAAAAGGACGGCTGGGCCGATCCCTATGATGTGGTCATTCACAACGAGTGCTTTGCCGATGTGAAGGAACCCGATTTCACCGAGCGGATCTTGAAGCCGCATCGTGAAGGCAAGCCGGCCATCGTCATTCACTGCGCGATGCATTGCTACCGCGACAAGACCGACGAGTGGTTCAAGTTCGTCGGCGTCACGTCGCATCGCCACGGCAGCCACTTCGCGTTTGACGCCGTCAACGTACAGCCCGAAAATCCGATCATGAAGGGCTTTGGCGAAAAATGGAAGACGCCCAACGGCGAGCTCTATCACATCGAAAAGACCTGGGACAACTGCACGCCGCTGGCCAAGGGCTACAGCCACGAAACCAAGAGCGACCACGTCTGCATCTGGACCAACACCTATGGCAAAGGTCGCGTGTTCGGCACCACGGTCGGTCATTACAGCACCGAGATGCAAGACCCGGTGTTCCTCAACTACGTCTCGCGCGGCTTGCTCTGGTCGTGCGATAAATTGAACGACAGCTACCTCAAGGATCCCGCCAAGGATTTCAAGTTCAGCTTCGAATCGAAGCCCGGCGATCCACAACCGACTCCAGCCAAGAAGCCGTAG